The Helianthus annuus cultivar XRQ/B chromosome 16, HanXRQr2.0-SUNRISE, whole genome shotgun sequence genome includes a window with the following:
- the LOC110920063 gene encoding uncharacterized protein LOC110920063 yields the protein MVVCTCGASTSLRTSWTTQNPGRRFHRCNKPSSCGFVAWAEPPKIENPAVMIPALLDTIKRHEENARQMFARNMKLEEEAKKLAHEKKMLKVILGFSFLLFMFYYVKSG from the coding sequence ATGGTGGTTTGCACTTGTGGAGCCTCAACGTCACTGAGAACCTCATGGACAACACAAAACCCAGGTCGTCGTTTTCACCGGTGCAACAAACCATCAAGCTGTGGATTTGTTGCTTGGGCTGAGCCACCGAAGATTGAGAATCCGGCTGTGATGATTCCTGCACTGTTGGACACCATCAAGCGGCATGAAGAGAATGCAAGACAGATGTTTGCTCGGAACATGAAGCTTGAAGAAGAAGCTAAAAAATTGGCACATGAGAAGAAGATGCTTAAAGTTATCTTAGGTTTCAGTTTTTTGTTGTTCATGTTTTACTATGTTAAGTCTGGTTAG